In one Microbacterium invictum genomic region, the following are encoded:
- the mnmA gene encoding tRNA 2-thiouridine(34) synthase MnmA produces MRVLAAMSGGVDSAVAAARMVDAGHDVVGVHLALSRAGGTLRTGSRGCCTIEDAMDARRAADLLGFPFYVWDFSERFRDDVIEDFVTEYRAGRTPNPCMRCNERIKFAALLERAVELGFDAVCTGHYARMVDTPSGRELHRASDAAKDQSYVLGVLTPDQLKHSLFPLGDTPSKSVVRAEAERRGLTVAQKPDSYDICFIPDGDTRGWLAERVGAAHGDIVDRAGDVVGRHDGAHAFTVGQRRGLALGVPAPDGKPRFVLEVRPVTNTVVVGPKEALATARIAGDRFSWTTHPPSAGSFSCDVQIRAHADPVPARGRFDGREIEITPDEPFDGVAPGQTAVLYEGTRVIGQFTIARTVSTVPVDAIAS; encoded by the coding sequence ATGCGAGTACTGGCGGCGATGAGCGGCGGCGTGGATTCGGCCGTCGCCGCAGCGCGCATGGTCGATGCGGGTCACGACGTCGTGGGGGTGCACCTCGCGCTCTCCCGGGCGGGTGGCACCCTCCGCACCGGCAGCCGCGGCTGTTGCACTATCGAAGACGCGATGGACGCCCGTCGCGCAGCGGACCTGCTCGGATTCCCCTTCTACGTCTGGGACTTCTCCGAACGATTCCGCGACGACGTGATCGAGGACTTCGTGACGGAGTACCGGGCCGGCCGAACTCCCAACCCGTGCATGCGGTGCAACGAGCGCATCAAGTTCGCCGCGCTCCTCGAGCGGGCCGTCGAGCTCGGGTTCGACGCGGTGTGCACCGGGCACTACGCCCGGATGGTCGATACGCCGTCCGGTCGCGAGCTCCATCGGGCATCGGACGCCGCGAAGGATCAGTCCTACGTGCTCGGCGTCCTCACCCCCGATCAGCTGAAGCACTCGCTCTTCCCGCTGGGCGATACCCCCTCCAAGTCCGTCGTGCGCGCCGAAGCGGAGCGCCGCGGCCTCACCGTGGCGCAGAAGCCTGACAGCTACGACATCTGCTTCATCCCCGACGGCGATACCCGCGGCTGGCTCGCCGAACGCGTCGGAGCCGCTCACGGCGACATCGTCGACCGTGCGGGCGACGTGGTCGGCCGTCACGACGGCGCACACGCCTTCACGGTCGGACAGCGCCGGGGTCTGGCGCTCGGCGTCCCCGCTCCGGACGGCAAGCCCCGGTTCGTTCTCGAGGTCCGCCCTGTCACGAACACGGTCGTGGTGGGTCCGAAGGAGGCCCTCGCCACCGCCCGCATCGCCGGCGACCGCTTCAGCTGGACCACGCACCCGCCGTCGGCGGGGTCGTTCTCGTGCGATGTGCAGATACGCGCCCACGCCGATCCGGTCCCGGCGCGGGGTCGATTCGACGGCCGGGAGATCGAGATCACGCCGGACGAGCCGTTCGACGGGGTCGCCCCGGGTCAGACCGCCGTTCTTTACGAGGGGACGCGCGTGATCGGTCAGTTCACCATCGCGCGCACGGTCTCGACTGTTCCCGTGGACGCGATCGCCTCCTGA